DNA from Luteolibacter yonseiensis:
ACTTTTTCCTAGGCAATCGCTAACATTGATCGAATTTGCCTTTGGTGTCCTAGCTTGCGAAAGGTGCTCTCTAATTTCACCACTTGAGAGCGGATGCATGCCTTTTGCATGGACCTTGTAATACAAGACATACTGACACCTCTCAACATTGCTTCGCGAGCTTTTAAGGAATTCGATAAGCGTCATAGGTGCTTCAATTGGTAGGAGCACTTAGAGGATCGAGCTTTATTGGCTATCCCCTCTTGCTTGAGTCACTAACGTAATGGCATTTTTGATTCCTTCTTCGGTGAGAAACCATTTAGAACGACCCTTGCTAGTATCTTCATTTACCCATGCGGGCTTTTTCTTGGTTTTGAAATTGCCAAAATCTCTGGACACGTTTGAGGCTCGAATCGTATTCGCTTGTCTGAAGTGTTTGTTGAAAGACGTTGCAATGGCTACTGCTGAAAGTTCTTTGTGCTCGGTTTGTTCAGTAGTTATATACAAAAACCATAATGCCTTGTCGGCTGTCGACCACTCTTGTTTAGGGCTTCCCCATTTTTCAATATCGTTTCTAAATTCGATGGCTTCCGAATCTTCCGGGGTGGCAGTTTTAGAGGATCCATTGGATGAAGGCTTGCGTTTTTTCTTTCCGTCTCGGGTGGGATTGCTGGGGATTGCGTCGATATCTATAACTTTGTCATCCTGAGGTTTGGGAGATACCAAGTTGGCAGAAGGTGCCAAAAGTCCTCCTAATTGATCATTCAGGGTTTTGGATATTTGGTTTGCATCTTGACGGTCTCCTTCGATCTCAATTTCAAGTCCGGTAAGTTTTAAACGCATTTTGAATTTTGCCATAATGTGATGTTACTTGATTTTGATTGAAGGGGGGGGCGTTTGTACTGTCAGCGGCAGACCTTAGGCGCGGAGGGATATGTCATCTGACCTGATGAAAGCACACCGAATTCAATGTCCAGTCCTAATATGGATTTTTTTCAAGTCTAGCAGAAAATCATACCTATTTCATTATCGATCACTGGCACGCCTCGCACGTCCCCCCATTCAGCATCGCATCGATGCTGCACGCGTTCTTCTCCTCGGCGGTGTAGGTCTTCGCCGCTGGGGTGGCGGTGCCGGCGAGGCCGCGGACTTCTTTTTTGACGTCGATGGTGGATTTCTCGATGTTGGAGGCCTGGAGGGTGCGGAGGTAGTAGGTGGTTTTCAGGCCCTTGTCCCAGGCGCGGCGGTACATGTGGCTGAGGGTCTTCATCTCGGGGGTGGCGAGGAAGAGGTTCACGGACTGGGATTGGTCGATCCACTTCTGGCGGCGGGCGGCGGCGTCGATGATGTATTCGTGGGCGATGCCGAAGACGGTCTTGTGCTTGTGCTTGATGGGCTCCGGGATGTCGTCGATGGCGTCGAGCTCGCCGTCGAAGTACTTGAGCTGGTCGAGCATTTCCTGGTTCCAGAGGTTGGCCTTTTTCAGGTCCTTCACGAGCTCGCTGTTGAGGACGATGAAGTCGCCGCTGAGGTTCGACTTGACGTAGAGGTTCTTGTAGTTCGGCTCGATGCAGGGGGTGGTGCCCATGATGTTCGAGATGGTGGCGGTCGGCGCGATGGCGAGCACGTTGGAGTTCCGCATGCCGTGTTTGGCGATTTTCTCGCGGACGACGGACCAGTCCATCTTGCCGCCACGCGGGACGTCGATCTTGCGGCCGCGCTCGGCCTCGAGGAGGTCGACGGTGTCCTGCGGGAGGAGGCCGCGGTCCCACTTGCTGCCCTTGTAGGTGCTGTAGGTGCCGACTTCGGAGGCGAGGTCGCTGGACGCGTTGTAGGCGTAGTAGGCGATGGCTTCCATGAACTCGTCGTTGAACTCGACGGCGGCTTCCGAGGCGAAGGCGAGGTTCCGCTTGTAGAGGGCGTTCTGGACGCCCATGACGCCGAGGCCGATGGGGCGGTGGCGGGTGTTCGCGGTCTTGGCGGCTTCGGTGGGGTAGAAGTTGATGTCGATGACGTTGTCCAGCGCGCGGATGGCGACGGTGATGGTTTCCTTGAGCATCTCGTGGTCGAGCGCGCCGTCACGGGTGATGTGGGTGTCCAGCACGACGGAGCCGAGGTTGCAGACGGCGGTCTCTTCTGCCGAGGTGTTCAGTGTGATCTCGGTGCAGAGGTTCGACGAGTGGATGACGCCGCAGTGGTCCTGCGGGCTGCGGACGTTACACGGGTCCTTGAAGGTGATCCACGGGTGGCCGGTCTCGAAGACCATCTTGAGCATGGATTTCCAAAGCTCGAGCGCGGGCATCTGGCGGGACCAGAGCTTGCCCTCGGCGGCCATGCGCTCGTATTCGGTGTAGCGTTGCTCGAAGGCGGAGCCGTAGAGGTCGTGGAGGTCCGGGACCTCGTTCGAGCGGAAGAGGGTCCAGGTGCCGCGCTCTTCCATGCGCTTCATGAAAAGGTCCGGAACCCAGTTCGCGGTGTTCATGTCATGGCAGCGGCGGCGCTCGTCACCGGTGTTTTTGCGGAGGTCGAGGAAGTCCTCGATGTCGTTGTGCCACGTTTCCAGATACGCGCAGCCGGAGCCGCGGCGCTTGCCGCCCTGGTTGACGGCGACGAGCTGGTCGTTGTGGAGCTTGAGGAAGGGGATGATGCCCTGGGACTCGCCATTGGTGCCCTGGATGTAGCCGCCGGTGCCGCGCACGGCGGTCCATGAACCGCCGAGGCCGCCGGCCCACTTGCTGAGGAAGGCGTTTTCGGCGATGCCGCGATACATGATGGACTCGATGGAGTCGTCCACCTTGTAGAGGTAGCAGCTGGAGAGCTGGCTGTGGAGCGTGCCGGAGTTGAAGAGGGTGGGGGTGGAGGAGCAGAAGCGGCGGCCCTTGTAGAGATTGTAAAGTCGGATGACCCAGCCCTCGGCGTCGTTCTCCTCACGCTTGAAGAGGCCCATGGCGACGCGCATCCAGAAGAACTGCGGCGTCTCGATGCGGCGGTGCTTGCTGCCGGTCTTGTCTACGATGAGGTAGCGGTCGTAGAGCGTCTGGATGCCGAGGTAGTCGAAGTCCAGGTCGGCGGTGGGGTCGAAGGCGTCCGAGAGCTTGTCGAGGTTGTAAACGTCGAGCAGTTCGGGGTTCAGGCGCTTGATGGCGATGCCGTGTTTCAGGTAGCCCTTGAAGGCGGCCTTGTGCGCGGCCTTCAGCTTGTCGATGCCGTCGCGGGAGATGCTCCAGTCCAGCACTTCCTCGTAGATGTAGGAGAGGAGGATGCGGCCGGCGAATTTCGCGAAATCCGCGTCTTTCTCGATGAGCGCCTTCGCGTTGAGGATGATGGTGTTCTTGAGGTCCTTCTCGGAAATCTCATTGCCGACGGAGCGGCGGAGCTCGCGCTCGATCTCGACCTCGGTGAGGTTCAGGTCGAGGCCGATGGAGGCGTAGGAAATGCGCTTGCGGAGATCGCCGCCGTCCCAGAACGAGGAAACGCCCTCGTCGGAAATGACGGTGACCATCAGCTCCTGGTTCGGATCCTCGGCGAGGTCCTCCTCCTCCTTGCGCAGCCGGGCGCGCTCGTCGCGGTAGCGCACGTAGTGGGTGGCTGCCTTGAAGTGGCCCTGGCGCATGAGTTCCTCCTGGACCATGTCCTGCACGTCCTCGATGTGGACGAACGACGAATCCCCCCTGCGGATGCGGTCGGTCACGCCCTTGGCGACCTCCACGGCGGGTTCGGGGTTTTCCTTGATGGTGAGGAAGGCTTTGCGCACGGCGATCTCGATTTTCGTCTCCGACCATGGGACGACGTTACCATTACGCCGGATCAGGCGGACGGGCAAGGCGTGCGGGCCGGTGTGGACGTCCACGGCGCCGGTTTTTTCCATGGAACGGCGGAAGGCGAGGGACTTGGCGACGTCGTAGGCCTCGTTTTCGAGCAGGGCTTTTTCGATGAGCAGGTAGAGATCGGCCTCGGAAAGGCGGAGGCGGCCATCGGCTTTCAGGGAATCCGTGAGGAAGGAGGCGACGGAGTGGGCGACGTCCGAGACGAACTTGCGGTTGACGTCGGAGAAAATGGATTGCTCGTCCTCGCGGCGGGAAATGAGCAGGTCGGCGAGGGAATCGCCGATGGCGTCGGCGACGTCCTCAAGGGAGAAGTGGCTGTCGGTATTGCCACGGGTGATGGTGATGTCGGTGACGGGCTGGCGTTTTTCGGTGGAAAGCACGTCGCGCCATGCGAAGCCGCGGTCGGTGAGGGCGAAGCGATCGGTGACGACTTGTTTGAGAGCCAGGTCTTCGTTGAGGTTGAGAGAGCGGTACATTTTGGGAGAGCGGGTGAGGGTGTAAGGGTGGGTTTTTCTGGGGTGCTAAGGAAAAACAGGTCTCATGAGACCCGGCGGACGTGTATCACAGCTCGTCGTCGTCGACTGAGGCCAGGGCGGAGGCTTTCTGGTATTCCGTGACACGGCCTTCGAAGAAGTTGGTCTCCTTCTTGATATCCATCATCTCGGCGAGCCACGGGAAGGGGTTGGAAACGCTTTCGTTGAGAGGGACGAGGCCGCAGGAGATGAGGCGGCGGTCGGCGATGTAGTCGATGTAGGCCTCGAAGTCGCTGGAATTCAGTCCGAGGGCCGAGACGGGGAGGCAGTCGCGGATGAATTGTTTTTCCAGGGTGATGCCTTCCTTCATCGTGTTGCGGAGGTCGTCGCGGAATTCCTCGGTCCAGACGTCGGGGTTCTCGTCGATGAGGTCCATGAGGAGGTTGCGGAAGACCTCGATGTGGTTCGACTCGTCGCGCAGGGTGTAGCGGAACATCTGGCCGATGCCGGGGAACTTGTTCTGGCGGTAGAGGCTGAGGATCATGCCGAAGAGGCCGTAGAACTGCGTGCCTTCCATGACCTGGCCGAACATGAAGATGTTCTTGGCGAGGGCCTGCTTGTTTT
Protein-coding regions in this window:
- a CDS encoding ribonucleoside-diphosphate reductase subunit alpha gives rise to the protein MYRSLNLNEDLALKQVVTDRFALTDRGFAWRDVLSTEKRQPVTDITITRGNTDSHFSLEDVADAIGDSLADLLISRREDEQSIFSDVNRKFVSDVAHSVASFLTDSLKADGRLRLSEADLYLLIEKALLENEAYDVAKSLAFRRSMEKTGAVDVHTGPHALPVRLIRRNGNVVPWSETKIEIAVRKAFLTIKENPEPAVEVAKGVTDRIRRGDSSFVHIEDVQDMVQEELMRQGHFKAATHYVRYRDERARLRKEEEDLAEDPNQELMVTVISDEGVSSFWDGGDLRKRISYASIGLDLNLTEVEIERELRRSVGNEISEKDLKNTIILNAKALIEKDADFAKFAGRILLSYIYEEVLDWSISRDGIDKLKAAHKAAFKGYLKHGIAIKRLNPELLDVYNLDKLSDAFDPTADLDFDYLGIQTLYDRYLIVDKTGSKHRRIETPQFFWMRVAMGLFKREENDAEGWVIRLYNLYKGRRFCSSTPTLFNSGTLHSQLSSCYLYKVDDSIESIMYRGIAENAFLSKWAGGLGGSWTAVRGTGGYIQGTNGESQGIIPFLKLHNDQLVAVNQGGKRRGSGCAYLETWHNDIEDFLDLRKNTGDERRRCHDMNTANWVPDLFMKRMEERGTWTLFRSNEVPDLHDLYGSAFEQRYTEYERMAAEGKLWSRQMPALELWKSMLKMVFETGHPWITFKDPCNVRSPQDHCGVIHSSNLCTEITLNTSAEETAVCNLGSVVLDTHITRDGALDHEMLKETITVAIRALDNVIDINFYPTEAAKTANTRHRPIGLGVMGVQNALYKRNLAFASEAAVEFNDEFMEAIAYYAYNASSDLASEVGTYSTYKGSKWDRGLLPQDTVDLLEAERGRKIDVPRGGKMDWSVVREKIAKHGMRNSNVLAIAPTATISNIMGTTPCIEPNYKNLYVKSNLSGDFIVLNSELVKDLKKANLWNQEMLDQLKYFDGELDAIDDIPEPIKHKHKTVFGIAHEYIIDAAARRQKWIDQSQSVNLFLATPEMKTLSHMYRRAWDKGLKTTYYLRTLQASNIEKSTIDVKKEVRGLAGTATPAAKTYTAEEKNACSIDAMLNGGTCEACQ